CATGATCAAAATATTGACTGGTCAAATGAAACCATCCACGGGTTCAACCAGTTTACTTGGAATTCCCTCTGAAAAACTCAAACAAAAGAACACCTTTCAGAAAGTAGGTATCATGACAGACAATAGTGGTCTCTACGATCGCTTGACGGTAAAAGACAATTTAAAGTTATTTTGCAAAATTTTTTCTGTCTCTGAAAACCGTATTCATCGTGCACTGGAGTTAGTCAATTTAGGTGATGAGCAGAATAAGAAAGTTGCCTTACTGTCGAAAGGGATGAAACAACGGGTACTACTCGCTCGAACTTTTTTACATCAACCCGAAATCTTATTCTTAGATGAACCTACTTCTGCGTTAGATCCTGTCAACACTCAAGCCATCTATTCTGCCCTTAAAGATATGAATCGAGACGGTGCGACGATTTTCTTAACGACTCACGATATGGTAGAAGCGGACACCCTTTGCGATCGTGTCGCCTTCCTAAATCGTGGTCATATCCAGTTGTTAGGATCACCAAAATCGATCAAACAGCGTTTTGCTGATCAGACGTTGACAATCGAATCATTAGACGGCCTAGAACACGTTTTCGAATCGAATGAAAAAGATGCTTGCCATATCTATGAAATGTTACGTACTAATCAGGTTGTATCTATCCATTCTAACGAACCGACTCTAGAGGACGTGTTC
This region of Exiguobacterium acetylicum DSM 20416 genomic DNA includes:
- a CDS encoding ATP-binding cassette domain-containing protein, which translates into the protein MEKVIEIESLTKHFSDKTALDDLSFYIKQKEIFGLLGPSGSGKTTMIKILTGQMKPSTGSTSLLGIPSEKLKQKNTFQKVGIMTDNSGLYDRLTVKDNLKLFCKIFSVSENRIHRALELVNLGDEQNKKVALLSKGMKQRVLLARTFLHQPEILFLDEPTSALDPVNTQAIYSALKDMNRDGATIFLTTHDMVEADTLCDRVAFLNRGHIQLLGSPKSIKQRFADQTLTIESLDGLEHVFESNEKDACHIYEMLRTNQVVSIHSNEPTLEDVFVKVTGSELR